The following coding sequences lie in one Kitasatospora azatica KCTC 9699 genomic window:
- a CDS encoding hydrogenase large subunit produces MHSRTVIDTEPAELTGLAADLLAAGHRLALVAAHHDDATAPGGKAIRVVYLFTAGPPDLRTELHVRLDPETPELPSLAHLSFPAGRFEREMRDLHGIIPLDHPLPRRLVRHPHWPQGWYPMRPDAGDPPPFTDTEGPFPFLTVEGPGVYEIPVGPVHAGIIEPGHFRFSVVGETILKLKARLWYVHKGIEKLFEGRTIEHGVPLAERISGDTAVGHTLAYCLALEDATHTHVPARAQQARALLLELERLHNHTADLGALCNDVGHSILNAHALRVREQLLRLGRHITGHRLLRGGVVPGGAVLRALPDPAQLKAIGADIREIVDLALGHTVVRDRFTGTSVLPPDAARDLGCLGYVARASGLATDARRSHPFHDLGDTLTTAVETGGDVLARFLIRAREIEVSLALIDHLADGLQPGTVTTPLGRSGVPRSGVGIVEGWRGTITTRLELAAGHTLTRAKIADPSFFNWPALPVALTGTIVPDFPLTNKSFNLSYAANDL; encoded by the coding sequence ATGCACTCGCGCACCGTGATCGACACCGAGCCCGCCGAACTGACCGGCCTGGCCGCCGACCTGCTGGCAGCAGGCCACCGCCTGGCGCTGGTCGCCGCCCACCACGACGATGCCACCGCCCCCGGCGGCAAGGCCATCCGCGTCGTCTACCTGTTCACCGCCGGCCCGCCCGACCTGCGCACCGAACTCCACGTCCGCCTCGACCCCGAAACCCCCGAACTGCCCAGCCTCGCCCATCTCTCCTTCCCCGCCGGCCGCTTCGAACGCGAGATGCGCGACCTGCACGGCATCATCCCCCTCGACCACCCGCTGCCCCGTCGCCTGGTCCGCCACCCCCACTGGCCACAAGGCTGGTACCCGATGCGCCCCGATGCCGGCGACCCACCACCCTTCACCGACACCGAAGGCCCCTTCCCGTTCCTGACCGTCGAAGGGCCCGGCGTCTATGAGATCCCCGTCGGCCCCGTCCACGCCGGAATCATCGAACCCGGACACTTCCGCTTCTCCGTCGTCGGCGAGACCATCCTCAAACTCAAAGCCCGCCTCTGGTACGTCCACAAAGGCATCGAGAAACTCTTCGAAGGCAGGACCATCGAGCACGGCGTGCCGCTGGCCGAGCGGATCAGCGGCGACACCGCCGTCGGCCACACCCTCGCCTACTGTCTCGCCCTCGAAGACGCCACCCACACCCACGTCCCCGCCCGAGCCCAGCAAGCCCGCGCACTGCTCCTGGAACTGGAGCGCCTGCACAACCACACCGCCGACCTCGGCGCCCTGTGCAACGACGTCGGCCACTCCATCCTCAACGCCCACGCCCTACGCGTGCGCGAGCAACTCCTGCGCCTGGGCCGGCACATCACCGGCCACCGCCTGCTACGCGGGGGCGTCGTACCCGGCGGAGCCGTCCTGCGCGCACTGCCCGACCCCGCCCAGCTGAAGGCCATCGGCGCCGACATCCGCGAGATCGTCGACCTCGCCCTGGGCCACACCGTCGTCCGCGACCGCTTCACCGGCACCTCCGTCCTGCCCCCCGACGCCGCCCGCGACCTCGGCTGCCTCGGCTACGTCGCCCGCGCCAGCGGCCTGGCAACCGACGCCCGCCGCTCCCACCCCTTCCACGACCTGGGCGACACCCTGACCACCGCGGTCGAGACCGGCGGCGACGTCCTCGCCCGCTTCCTCATCCGCGCACGCGAGATCGAGGTCTCCCTCGCCCTGATCGACCATCTCGCCGACGGCCTGCAACCCGGCACCGTCACCACCCCCTTGGGCCGCTCAGGCGTCCCACGCTCCGGCGTCGGCATCGTCGAAGGATGGCGCGGCACCATCACCACCCGCCTCGAACTCGCCGCCGGCCACACCCTGACCCGCGCCAAGATCGCCGACCCGTCCTTCTTCAACTGGCCCGCCCTACCGGTCGCCCTCACCGGCACCATCGTCCCCGACTTCCCCCTCACCAATAAGAGCTTCAACCTCTCCTACGCCGCCAACGACCTGTAG